Sequence from the Lysobacter capsici genome:
GGCGGCCTTTCGTCATCCACGTGCCTGTGCGTTCAACAACATCCGATCCGCCCGCCGCCATAGCGCGCATCCTGCCGCTGGCGAAAGAACGTCGCGTAATCCGGGATCGGCCGCTCGGGATGTTTCTCCATCATGTGCCGGACATAGTTGTCGTAGTCCGGCACGCCGCAGCACAGCCGCGCGGTCTGCACCAGGCGGCGCCAGGTGCGCTTGTATAACTGATATTGGCTGGCGGGTACGAGTGCGGTGCCCATGTCAGTGGTCCGCCATCTGCGCGGGCGTCATCGTCACGTACGGCGATTCGCGATCGCTGCGCTGCGGATTGGCGCGCGCCTTGAGGATCGCGCCGATCGCGTACACCAGCACCGAGAACACCACGAACAGGAACAGCAGGGTCAGGCCGGTGTTGACGTAGCTGTTGACCATGATCTGCTGCATCTGCTCGATGCTCTTGGCCGGCGCGACCACTTCGCCCTTGGCGATCGCGTCCTGGTACTTGTGCGCCTGGGCGAGGAAGCCGACCGACGGGTTGCTGTGGAAGATCTTGATGAAACCCGCGGCGGTGGTGCAGATCAGCAGCCACGCGGTCGGCAGCATGGTGACCCAGGCGTAGCGATCGCGTTTCATCTTGAACAGCACCACCGTGCACAGCATCAACGCGATGCCGGCGAGCATCTGGTTGGCGATGCCGAACAACGGCCA
This genomic interval carries:
- a CDS encoding YbdD/YjiX family protein, yielding MGTALVPASQYQLYKRTWRRLVQTARLCCGVPDYDNYVRHMMEKHPERPIPDYATFFRQRQDARYGGGRIGCC